In Littorina saxatilis isolate snail1 linkage group LG8, US_GU_Lsax_2.0, whole genome shotgun sequence, a single genomic region encodes these proteins:
- the LOC138973012 gene encoding prefoldin subunit 2-like — protein MSSGKTSSKPKSQEQIVSGFQELRQQQRAMASRLGEVEMDMKEHDLVIETLKEVEPARRCYRMVGGVLVERTVGEVLPTLVNNKDQMTQYVTSVTKQLEEKGKEINSYREEHNIKIRGQDDRRDGDSAEGAEPESKAGSGGVLVANSS, from the exons atgtcgTCAGGCAAGACTTCCAGCAAACCCAAATCCCAGGAACAAATCGTTAGCGGCTTCCAAGAGCTGCGGCAACAGCAACGAGCCATGGCTTCTCGGTTAGGAGAAGTAGAAATGGACATGAAGGAACACGA CCTGGTGATAGAAACACTGAAAGAAGTGGAACCAGCGCGGCGATGCTACCGAATGGTAGGAGGAGTTCTTGTGGAGAGAACAGTGGGAGAAGTTCTACCTACTCTCGTCAACAACAAAGACCAG ATGACTCAGTACGTCACCTCAGTAACCAAACAGCTGGAGGAGAAGGGTAAAGAAATCAACTCGTACCGGGAAGAACACAACATCAAGATTCGCGGCCAGGATGACAGGAGAGACGGCGATTCTGCCGAGGGTGCCGAGCCCGAGTCCAAAGCTGGCAGTGGCGGCGTCTTAGTTGCAAACAGTTCCTGA